The Desulfoscipio gibsoniae DSM 7213 genome contains a region encoding:
- a CDS encoding aldehyde ferredoxin oxidoreductase family protein: protein MKILRINMTDLSVLEEVVPQDYVGLGGRALTSMIVANEVRPTCHPLGPNNKLVFAPGLLTGTMAPNTGRLSVGAKSPLTGTIKESNAGGTSSQKLAKLGIKALVIEGKPTGEKFYTIKIDKNGASVVEENEVVGLGNYTAFKKLSSMYGEKVGVIGIGQAGEAKMSAANISVKDLDGNIRSAGRGGLGAVMGSKQVKAIVIDDRDAEGLAIAQPEKFKEAARRLANNIKKHPVTGEGIPTYGTNVMVNIINEAGGLPTRNFRTGRFDGAQKICGETMYDTIVKRNGKPTHGCCTGCIIKCSQVYNDAEGNYVTSGFEYETIWGFGANCCIDNLDDIARIDWLCDDIGIDTIEMAATTAVAMDAGIINFGDGKAVIRLLEEEVAKASPLGRILGNGADLTGKAYGITRVPTVKGQSIPAYDPRAIKGMGITYATSTQGADHTAGYTVGTNLLKIGGEVNPLGKAGQVELSRNLQIATAALDSTGLCLFVAFPILDFPDTFQAIVDLINAQYNLELTCDNVNELGKLIIKTEKEFNKAAGFSNAHDRLPEFLSEECAPHNTTWDFTGAEIDELYNF, encoded by the coding sequence ATGAAGATTTTACGCATTAACATGACCGATTTGAGTGTATTAGAGGAAGTGGTACCCCAAGATTATGTCGGCTTGGGGGGGAGGGCATTAACTTCAATGATAGTTGCAAATGAAGTTAGACCTACCTGTCATCCCCTTGGGCCAAACAATAAGCTGGTTTTCGCCCCGGGATTGCTTACTGGAACAATGGCTCCTAACACCGGTCGCTTGTCTGTAGGAGCAAAGAGCCCTTTAACAGGGACAATTAAAGAGAGTAATGCTGGGGGAACATCGTCACAGAAACTAGCTAAATTGGGGATAAAGGCCTTAGTGATCGAAGGGAAACCAACTGGGGAAAAGTTTTACACTATTAAGATTGACAAAAATGGTGCATCAGTTGTTGAAGAAAACGAAGTGGTCGGGTTAGGAAACTATACAGCATTTAAAAAACTATCTAGTATGTACGGTGAGAAGGTTGGGGTTATAGGCATTGGTCAGGCTGGAGAGGCTAAGATGAGCGCAGCCAATATTTCTGTTAAGGATCTTGATGGTAATATACGAAGCGCCGGTCGTGGTGGTCTAGGTGCTGTTATGGGCTCTAAACAAGTTAAGGCTATTGTCATTGATGATAGAGATGCAGAAGGTTTGGCAATTGCCCAGCCTGAGAAGTTTAAAGAAGCTGCCCGTCGTCTGGCAAATAACATAAAAAAGCATCCCGTAACCGGTGAAGGCATCCCTACCTATGGAACTAATGTAATGGTAAATATTATTAACGAGGCCGGGGGACTGCCAACCAGGAATTTCCGAACAGGTCGTTTTGACGGTGCTCAGAAAATATGTGGGGAAACGATGTATGATACAATTGTTAAACGTAACGGCAAACCGACACATGGCTGTTGTACAGGTTGTATTATTAAGTGTTCTCAAGTCTACAATGATGCAGAGGGCAATTATGTGACTTCCGGATTTGAATATGAAACAATTTGGGGCTTCGGTGCCAACTGTTGTATAGATAATTTAGATGACATTGCGCGAATTGATTGGCTGTGTGATGACATTGGCATCGACACTATTGAAATGGCTGCAACTACTGCTGTTGCCATGGATGCAGGCATAATAAATTTTGGTGATGGTAAAGCTGTAATTCGTTTATTAGAAGAGGAAGTGGCTAAAGCTAGTCCGCTAGGTAGAATTTTGGGAAATGGTGCCGATTTGACTGGTAAGGCATATGGGATAACAAGGGTACCAACTGTAAAAGGGCAGAGTATTCCCGCATATGATCCCCGGGCTATTAAGGGAATGGGGATAACCTATGCAACATCCACTCAGGGTGCCGATCACACTGCCGGTTATACAGTTGGTACTAACCTTTTAAAAATTGGTGGAGAAGTCAATCCTTTAGGCAAAGCAGGTCAGGTGGAATTATCTAGAAACTTGCAGATAGCAACCGCTGCTTTAGACAGCACAGGATTGTGTTTGTTTGTTGCCTTCCCAATATTAGATTTTCCGGATACTTTTCAGGCAATTGTAGATCTAATCAATGCACAATATAATTTAGAATTAACCTGTGATAATGTAAATGAGCTTGGCAAATTAATAATTAAAACAGAAAAAGAGTTCAATAAAGCTGCTGGTTTTTCTAATGCACATGACCGCTTACCTGAGTTCTTGAGTGAAGAATGTGCTCCACACAACACTACTTGGGACTTTACTGGTGCAGAAATTGATGAGTTATACAACTTCTAA
- the pdxS gene encoding pyridoxal 5'-phosphate synthase lyase subunit PdxS yields MVEKGTWAVKKGLAEMLKGGVIMDVTTPEQAKIAEDAGACAVMALERVPADIRAAGGVARMADPTIIQRIMDAVTIPVMAKARIGHFVEAQILESLGVDYIDESEVLTPTDDTHHINKHVFKVPFVCGARNLGEALRRIGEGAAMIRTKGEPGTGNVVEAVRHMRMVMGEIRRVQNLPKEELMSAAKEMGAPYDLMVQVAGLGRLPVVNFAAGGIATPADAALMMQLGCDGIFVGSGIFKSNNPAVRAKAIVAATTHYNDPQILAEVSRDLGEAMPGLEIATISPEQRMQDRGW; encoded by the coding sequence ATGGTTGAAAAAGGAACTTGGGCCGTTAAAAAAGGCTTAGCGGAAATGTTAAAGGGCGGCGTGATCATGGACGTCACCACCCCCGAGCAGGCTAAGATAGCGGAAGATGCGGGCGCTTGCGCCGTGATGGCCCTGGAGCGGGTCCCGGCGGATATCCGGGCTGCCGGGGGAGTTGCCAGGATGGCCGACCCCACCATCATCCAGCGGATTATGGATGCCGTAACCATCCCTGTCATGGCGAAAGCGCGCATCGGCCATTTTGTCGAAGCGCAGATCCTGGAGTCTCTGGGCGTGGACTACATTGACGAAAGTGAAGTGCTTACCCCGACCGACGACACCCACCATATCAACAAGCACGTCTTTAAGGTGCCCTTCGTTTGCGGCGCTAGAAACTTGGGTGAGGCGTTGAGGAGGATCGGCGAGGGAGCGGCAATGATCCGGACTAAGGGAGAGCCCGGCACCGGTAACGTTGTTGAAGCCGTCCGGCATATGCGGATGGTAATGGGTGAAATTCGCCGGGTTCAGAATTTACCTAAGGAGGAACTAATGTCGGCGGCCAAGGAAATGGGCGCACCGTATGACCTGATGGTGCAGGTTGCCGGGTTGGGGCGTCTGCCCGTGGTAAACTTCGCCGCAGGGGGTATCGCTACTCCAGCAGACGCCGCGCTGATGATGCAGCTGGGCTGCGATGGCATCTTTGTAGGGTCCGGCATATTCAAGTCCAATAACCCTGCAGTCCGGGCCAAGGCTATTGTGGCTGCCACCACCCATTACAACGACCCGCAAATCCTGGCAGAGGTATCCAGGGATCTGGGCGAGGCCATGCCCGGCCTGGAGATAGCCACCATTTCACCAGAGCAAAGGATGCAGGACCGCGGGTGGTAG
- a CDS encoding YgiT-type zinc finger protein: MAKICRCGGETSVKNIKIERNIGGRRITFHNVPVTICQNCNEQYLSSKVLKQMDRLLTKNSESDQINYSIDPVEQKLYQILKNLEERDIIPPRNKVDMPISVSDIYYAMDRISKLREEQLYI; this comes from the coding sequence ATGGCAAAAATCTGTAGATGTGGGGGGGAAACCTCAGTAAAAAACATAAAGATAGAAAGAAATATTGGTGGACGTCGTATAACTTTTCATAATGTGCCTGTGACTATATGTCAAAATTGCAATGAACAATACTTATCATCAAAAGTATTAAAACAGATGGACCGTTTACTAACAAAAAACTCAGAAAGCGATCAAATTAATTATAGTATAGATCCAGTAGAACAAAAATTATACCAAATATTAAAAAACTTAGAAGAACGCGATATAATACCTCCTAGAAATAAAGTGGACATGCCTATTTCGGTTTCAGACATATATTATGCTATGGATCGTATATCTAAATTGAGAGAAGAACAATTATATATATAG
- a CDS encoding DUF4258 domain-containing protein, with protein MDPKIVIRRAAENEEYYFDLPHALEEADKDAITVYDVEEVMIKGKINQKNPSKNRYRLRYKDIQIVVELVNCEVNIITVMREDRRDNYGKNL; from the coding sequence TTGGATCCAAAAATAGTGATACGAAGAGCAGCTGAAAATGAAGAATATTATTTTGATTTACCCCATGCGCTTGAAGAGGCAGACAAGGACGCTATAACCGTGTACGATGTCGAAGAAGTGATGATTAAGGGTAAAATTAATCAAAAAAATCCATCCAAGAATAGGTATAGGTTGAGATATAAGGACATACAAATTGTTGTGGAACTTGTTAATTGTGAAGTTAACATTATTACCGTTATGAGAGAAGATAGGAGGGATAATTATGGCAAAAATCTGTAG
- a CDS encoding MerR family transcriptional regulator, whose product MKRYSIFELADEAQKHQINLGTSPVRTIRYYINKEILDKPNIVQMGKKRVSQFDDEHLYKLKIVDYYKKQGLTLEEIRKTLEEHIFWSDFGLEHIKNFMSDIYNPNLYSKTKPITREALAYFLLKLIKNKDLDKDEVIKILRKSVVDANGKSAAEIPLLDGGLSFGSKNSDTKSS is encoded by the coding sequence ATGAAAAGATATTCAATATTTGAACTTGCCGATGAAGCCCAAAAACATCAAATTAATTTAGGTACGAGCCCTGTTAGAACGATAAGGTATTATATTAATAAAGAAATTTTGGACAAGCCTAATATAGTGCAAATGGGAAAAAAAAGGGTTTCACAATTTGATGATGAACATTTATATAAGTTGAAAATCGTTGATTACTACAAAAAACAGGGACTAACGCTCGAAGAAATTAGAAAAACTCTTGAGGAACATATTTTTTGGTCAGATTTTGGTTTGGAGCATATAAAGAATTTTATGTCCGACATATATAATCCAAATCTATATAGTAAGACAAAACCAATAACAAGAGAAGCTTTAGCTTACTTTTTACTCAAACTAATTAAAAATAAAGATTTAGATAAAGATGAAGTAATTAAAATATTGAGAAAGTCTGTTGTTGATGCAAATGGCAAATCTGCAGCAGAAATACCCTTGTTAGATGGGGGTTTGTCCTTTGGATCCAAAAATAGTGATACGAAGAGCAGCTGA
- a CDS encoding amidohydrolase — MVYADLLILNGKVLTVDKDFSIKEAIAVKDGLIIDVGNTDDVKRLAGPQTKVIDLEGKTILPGAHDAHMHATLTGILMNPSFFNLYYPNIKSLKELKAKLADRVKNTPPGTWICGLGWNTALMEEFAGNLLAPITRYDLDEVSPDHPVFLIHFSCNQLVANSKAIELAGITKDTPGKGVIKDPQTGEPTGMFEGFPAQVLIGKCAPLPSVEEIKQYIKLCQEELNRNGYTSHTDAGLGVGADHLMAGLWGSVAVDAYQQMSRDKELTCRVSIGLFLFIDSIHSYENMLKGFEKTDLSKYNADPSWVGLWLKIRADGMPLNYTIWMDKDQKCGHHGSSTFPGGTDEEQYKDFLKTIKYLHKNGWQIGVHGMGELTVTKSIDAFVAAMEEFPNNDPRHYIIHGELITPEQAKVCAKYNIGLSIQPTNDSVLFSIYDELYTWEGGPISENMAPFKMLIDRGVNVAGGSDAPVSMPNWRQSVQAAVTRKSILNGEIYGIENAISVEDGIRMFTINGAIQEHAEKSRGSIEIGKVADFQVLGQDILTVDKEKIGQIPVLMTIVDGKIVYSA; from the coding sequence ATGGTATATGCTGATTTGCTGATTTTAAACGGAAAGGTATTAACGGTTGATAAGGATTTCAGTATCAAAGAAGCTATTGCTGTAAAAGATGGGTTGATAATTGATGTAGGAAATACTGATGATGTAAAAAGGTTGGCCGGTCCTCAGACGAAAGTTATAGATCTAGAGGGAAAAACAATACTGCCCGGTGCTCATGATGCTCATATGCATGCGACCCTCACTGGAATTCTCATGAATCCTTCGTTTTTTAATCTATACTATCCAAATATCAAATCGCTAAAAGAGTTAAAGGCAAAGCTTGCTGATAGAGTAAAAAACACTCCTCCGGGAACCTGGATATGCGGTTTAGGCTGGAATACTGCTCTGATGGAAGAATTTGCAGGTAATCTACTTGCGCCTATTACAAGGTATGATTTGGATGAAGTATCACCTGACCATCCGGTATTCCTTATTCATTTCTCTTGTAATCAACTGGTTGCCAACAGTAAAGCAATTGAGTTGGCAGGGATAACTAAAGATACTCCTGGCAAAGGTGTTATAAAAGATCCTCAGACAGGTGAACCCACAGGAATGTTTGAGGGATTTCCTGCACAGGTATTGATCGGAAAATGCGCTCCTTTACCTTCAGTTGAAGAAATAAAACAATATATAAAGTTGTGTCAGGAGGAGTTAAATAGAAACGGTTACACAAGTCATACTGATGCAGGCTTGGGTGTAGGTGCTGACCATCTAATGGCCGGTTTGTGGGGATCTGTAGCCGTCGATGCATATCAGCAAATGAGCAGGGACAAAGAATTGACCTGCAGAGTTTCTATAGGTCTATTTCTATTCATTGATAGTATTCATAGCTATGAAAATATGTTAAAAGGCTTTGAAAAGACGGATTTGTCGAAATACAATGCTGATCCAAGTTGGGTTGGGTTGTGGTTGAAAATCCGGGCTGATGGGATGCCACTCAATTATACAATATGGATGGATAAAGATCAAAAATGCGGTCACCATGGGTCCTCTACTTTCCCTGGGGGAACAGACGAGGAACAATATAAAGACTTCTTAAAAACTATTAAATACCTACACAAGAATGGATGGCAGATTGGCGTCCATGGCATGGGAGAACTGACAGTCACTAAAAGTATCGATGCGTTTGTTGCAGCAATGGAAGAATTTCCGAATAACGATCCCCGTCACTATATTATACATGGTGAATTAATTACACCAGAACAGGCAAAAGTATGTGCAAAATATAATATTGGATTGTCTATACAGCCAACTAATGACTCAGTCCTCTTTAGCATTTATGATGAATTGTATACCTGGGAGGGGGGCCCCATTTCTGAAAACATGGCTCCATTCAAGATGCTTATTGATAGAGGGGTTAATGTTGCCGGAGGATCTGATGCTCCTGTTAGTATGCCGAATTGGAGACAAAGCGTACAAGCGGCTGTTACAAGAAAATCAATTTTAAACGGAGAGATATATGGTATAGAAAACGCAATATCTGTGGAAGACGGCATCAGGATGTTTACGATTAACGGAGCTATCCAGGAACATGCGGAAAAAAGTAGAGGTTCAATTGAAATAGGAAAAGTTGCTGATTTCCAGGTCCTTGGGCAAGATATTCTCACAGTAGACAAAGAAAAGATCGGTCAAATACCTGTACTTATGACAATTGTAGACGGTAAAATCGTTTATTCTGCCTAA
- a CDS encoding 3'-5' exonuclease, which produces MSYQQEETGEETGKERACQPALEVPDKKQSKRIRELAGRGKTKVPGRAGLSGINFAAIDLETTGFYPSRGDEIIFVGAVLIQGGKIQSKQSFHRLVNPCRNIPETIVRLTGISQSQVSEANSIYEVLPDFLSFVGENVLIGHTVQFDLGFLNCKLKPCRTKIYNKSLDIADLARAILPSLPDYSLDGLLAHFGIEKEGRHTALGDALLTAKIFLTLLDLGFEKNIACWGDLDHCLKIRRWFRRKPYGLF; this is translated from the coding sequence TTGTCTTATCAACAGGAAGAAACCGGGGAAGAAACCGGGAAAGAAAGAGCTTGCCAACCGGCACTCGAAGTGCCGGACAAAAAACAATCGAAGCGCATTAGAGAACTGGCTGGCCGGGGCAAAACAAAGGTTCCCGGCCGTGCCGGTTTGAGCGGGATTAACTTTGCCGCAATTGACCTGGAAACCACCGGGTTTTACCCGTCCCGCGGCGACGAAATTATTTTTGTCGGTGCTGTGCTCATCCAGGGAGGCAAGATTCAAAGCAAGCAGTCTTTCCACCGGCTGGTCAATCCCTGTCGTAACATCCCGGAAACCATCGTCCGTCTGACGGGGATCAGTCAAAGCCAGGTCAGTGAGGCCAATTCCATTTACGAGGTGCTTCCCGATTTTTTAAGCTTTGTCGGGGAAAATGTGCTTATCGGCCACACGGTTCAATTCGACCTCGGTTTTTTAAATTGCAAGCTAAAGCCATGCCGAACCAAAATTTATAACAAATCCCTTGACATTGCAGACCTGGCCAGGGCAATACTCCCATCACTGCCGGACTACTCCCTGGACGGATTGCTGGCCCATTTTGGCATTGAGAAAGAAGGCAGGCATACCGCGCTTGGGGATGCCCTGCTGACAGCTAAAATCTTTCTCACTTTGCTCGACTTGGGCTTTGAAAAAAATATCGCCTGCTGGGGCGACCTGGACCATTGCTTAAAGATCAGAAGATGGTTCCGTCGCAAACCATACGGCTTGTTTTAA
- a CDS encoding putative nucleotidyltransferase substrate binding domain-containing protein, with protein sequence MTEKSGPNRGEISLKRAACIHIVNCLRIFSVNHDIRETQSLSRLAALVKLGVISADDGEYIDAAYQTLMHLRLRENLNKIKENKLPDNFINPHRLSKREQGMLKDAFQAVTSLQKITSCNFGLTWSR encoded by the coding sequence ATTACTGAAAAATCGGGGCCAAACCGGGGAGAAATCAGTTTAAAACGCGCCGCTTGCATCCACATCGTTAACTGCCTGCGCATCTTTTCCGTAAATCACGACATCCGTGAGACCCAATCGCTGAGCAGGCTGGCTGCCCTGGTAAAACTGGGCGTGATTTCTGCCGATGACGGAGAATATATCGACGCGGCCTACCAGACTTTAATGCACCTACGGTTGCGGGAGAACCTTAATAAAATTAAGGAAAACAAGCTGCCGGACAACTTTATCAATCCGCACCGTCTTAGCAAGCGCGAACAGGGAATGCTAAAAGATGCTTTCCAGGCTGTTACCAGCCTGCAGAAAATAACTTCCTGCAATTTTGGACTTACCTGGTCACGCTGA
- a CDS encoding DUF294 nucleotidyltransferase-like domain-containing protein, producing MQDYFLRLGGKVVEWLALSGFARCKGNVMADSPNWCKAIDKWEGMVETWTRRGRQDDILNLNIFLDFRAIYGKMSLASSLREHAMKTVGRSRIISHLLTKEEVTYRIPLNL from the coding sequence ATGCAGGATTACTTCCTGAGATTGGGCGGCAAGGTGGTGGAGTGGCTGGCTTTAAGCGGCTTTGCCCGCTGCAAGGGGAATGTTATGGCCGATAGCCCGAACTGGTGCAAGGCCATTGACAAGTGGGAAGGGATGGTGGAAACCTGGACCCGGCGGGGGCGGCAAGATGATATCCTGAATCTGAACATCTTCCTGGACTTTCGGGCTATCTACGGGAAAATGTCCCTGGCCTCCAGCCTGCGGGAGCACGCCATGAAAACTGTCGGCCGGTCCAGAATCATCTCCCATCTTCTGACCAAGGAAGAAGTTACTTACCGGATTCCCCTTAATTTGTAG
- a CDS encoding cyclic nucleotide-binding domain-containing protein, with protein MVILNPFELLERICPFNELPRSLLREVSEQVQVKSFSKGAYVFRQGEAGLGFLYFICHGSAEVLVENEKGTASVVSHRHEQDFFGETVFLTEKKYPGSVRAREELTCLLVPNKVFEQLIEKEPGFAKHFITITTERMRSLYLDLVEEQSADTRLITETPIFRRRLSEFMSSPVVTCKGDESICSVAQTMSENSISRCRITS; from the coding sequence GTGGTCATTTTAAATCCCTTCGAGCTATTGGAGAGAATATGCCCTTTTAACGAACTGCCCCGCAGCCTGCTAAGAGAAGTTTCTGAACAAGTACAGGTTAAAAGTTTTTCTAAAGGCGCCTATGTCTTCCGGCAGGGCGAAGCAGGATTGGGCTTTCTTTATTTCATCTGCCATGGTTCTGCGGAAGTGCTGGTGGAAAATGAGAAAGGCACCGCTTCCGTTGTCAGCCATCGTCACGAACAGGACTTTTTTGGGGAAACCGTCTTCCTGACAGAAAAAAAATATCCGGGATCGGTACGGGCCAGAGAAGAACTGACCTGCTTGCTGGTCCCGAACAAGGTTTTTGAACAACTAATCGAAAAAGAACCTGGCTTCGCGAAACACTTTATCACGATTACCACCGAAAGGATGCGGAGTCTCTATCTTGATCTGGTGGAAGAGCAATCGGCCGACACACGGCTTATCACAGAAACACCGATTTTCAGACGACGCCTGAGCGAGTTCATGTCATCCCCCGTGGTTACTTGCAAAGGGGATGAATCGATCTGCTCAGTGGCGCAAACCATGTCCGAAAACAGCATCAGCAGATGCAGGATTACTTCCTGA
- a CDS encoding amidohydrolase, with the protein MAYADMLILNGKVLTVDKNFSIKEAIAVKNGMIIDVGTSDDVKRLAGSQTKVIDLMGKVILPGAHDAHLHAATYGMVLNPSFLNLSYPNIKSLEELKEKLAAKVKSTPPGTWIKGMGWNPAFLEEFGGDATKLITRYDLDDVSPDHPVYLIHYSCHLLVANSKALELSGLNKDTPDMKGMARDPQTGEPTGIFEETFGQYLLTKNAPLPSYEEIKENIKICQAKLNSDGYTSHTDAGLGVGGDYQMGGMWGSRCIDVYQQMSEAGELTCRASLGVFPFFEGVHSYENLLKGLEKTKLPKNNDPNWVRFWLKFWGDGMLENWTTWMWDEQVCGHHGRSSFPGETDEEQYEDFLKTIKYLHKNGWQIGIHGMGDRIVDKTIDAYIAAMEEFPRNNPGHYIIHGELTTLEQAKRCAKYNIGLSVQPTIDALLYSLYDDLKFRWGGKGLTAKDMSAYKTFMDLGINVAGGSDGPIFFPNWRQSVQDAVTRKSSVNGKAYSPENAITVEDGIRMYTINGAIQENMGHMRGSIEIGKLADFQVLGEDILAVNKEEIGQIPVVMTIVDGKIVYSA; encoded by the coding sequence ATGGCATATGCTGATATGTTGATTTTAAACGGAAAGGTATTAACGGTTGATAAGAATTTTAGTATCAAAGAAGCTATTGCTGTAAAAAATGGGATGATAATTGATGTAGGAACTTCCGATGATGTAAAAAGGTTGGCCGGTTCTCAAACAAAGGTTATAGATCTTATGGGAAAAGTAATACTTCCCGGCGCTCATGATGCTCATTTACATGCTGCCACTTATGGAATGGTTTTAAATCCTTCGTTTTTGAATTTATCTTACCCAAATATTAAATCACTAGAAGAGTTGAAAGAAAAGCTTGCTGCCAAGGTAAAAAGCACTCCTCCCGGAACCTGGATCAAGGGTATGGGCTGGAACCCAGCTTTTCTGGAAGAGTTTGGTGGTGATGCAACTAAGCTTATTACAAGGTATGATTTGGATGATGTGTCACCTGACCATCCGGTATACCTTATACATTACTCTTGCCATCTACTGGTAGCCAACTCAAAAGCACTAGAATTATCCGGTTTAAATAAAGATACTCCCGACATGAAAGGTATGGCAAGAGATCCTCAGACAGGTGAGCCGACCGGAATTTTCGAAGAGACTTTTGGACAATATCTTCTTACAAAAAACGCTCCTTTACCTTCTTATGAAGAAATCAAAGAAAACATCAAGATTTGTCAGGCAAAACTCAATAGCGACGGTTACACAAGCCATACAGATGCCGGCTTGGGTGTAGGCGGCGATTACCAAATGGGCGGTATGTGGGGATCCAGATGTATTGATGTTTATCAGCAAATGAGCGAGGCCGGAGAATTGACCTGCAGGGCATCACTCGGTGTATTTCCATTCTTTGAAGGGGTTCATAGCTATGAAAATCTATTAAAAGGTCTTGAGAAAACGAAGTTGCCGAAGAATAATGACCCCAATTGGGTTAGGTTCTGGCTGAAATTCTGGGGCGATGGGATGCTGGAAAACTGGACAACATGGATGTGGGATGAACAAGTATGCGGTCATCATGGTCGCTCATCTTTCCCAGGGGAGACAGACGAGGAACAATATGAAGATTTCTTAAAAACCATTAAATACCTTCACAAAAATGGATGGCAGATTGGAATCCATGGAATGGGAGACCGGATCGTCGATAAAACCATCGATGCCTATATCGCTGCAATGGAGGAATTCCCCAGGAACAATCCCGGTCACTATATTATACATGGTGAATTAACTACATTGGAACAGGCAAAAAGGTGTGCAAAATATAATATAGGACTGTCAGTACAGCCAACTATCGATGCATTACTCTATTCCCTTTATGATGATCTAAAGTTTAGATGGGGTGGTAAAGGTTTGACTGCTAAGGACATGTCTGCGTACAAAACATTTATGGATTTAGGAATCAATGTTGCCGGAGGGTCTGATGGTCCTATTTTTTTCCCGAACTGGAGACAAAGCGTACAGGATGCAGTTACAAGAAAATCATCCGTAAACGGAAAGGCATATAGCCCTGAAAATGCCATAACAGTCGAAGATGGTATCCGCATGTACACGATTAATGGAGCTATCCAAGAAAATATGGGGCATATGAGAGGCTCAATTGAGATAGGAAAGCTTGCCGATTTCCAGGTGCTTGGTGAAGATATTCTTGCAGTAAACAAAGAAGAAATCGGACAAATACCTGTAGTAATGACAATTGTTGACGGTAAAATAGTTTATTCTGCTTAA